A genomic region of Gemmata massiliana contains the following coding sequences:
- a CDS encoding YfjI family protein gives MCAAARDEEVEHRGRDVHDTNEKLQCGEAVTGLPALLKELGENGRAILSAVTAWLELPQKEPDGPKVAFGRPAPKVPPAPPFTPLPEWRPFPVDLLPGAVREFVTTVSTAMRCDLTYVALPALAVCSGMIGATRTIRLKKSWSEPAMLWTAVVGESGTLKTPPYKRAIAPVVAMQTEQLRGYKVVHEQYRADLREYERAKRRAKDDDPGDPPAEPVCPRIYSRDVTVEALAGILTHNRTRFLIGRDELSGWLASFNQYKSKGGSDLANWLELHGLGTLSVDRKTGEQKTILVSGVGVSLCGGIQPGVLRGALSAQHFSAGIPARLLFAYPPRHPKQWTEDDLDEHVEERYTRLVRALAELQPNTDESGEPYPVPLGLAPDAKAEWVRFYTRFALKQSETEGELAAAFSKLEGYAARLALVHHVCLSVDAGLEARDPIPLASVRAGIALAEWFAHEAQRVYQMLREDRGSTEARDLFERACQLAARHGGRVTARELAKSNKIKYPQAAAAEAALEGLVAQGLGDWIDLDTGPKGGRPTHGFVPRLLSGETGETPETPDAPDDDPPPPPGPSAPRSGETRPHRPALMPAETTQVTANTTHPPLATSHQPGFRGFRRFRRRRKKPHRRVNSKVLLRTAGGTTR, from the coding sequence GTGTGTGCAGCCGCTCGCGACGAAGAGGTCGAGCACCGGGGCCGCGACGTTCACGACACCAACGAGAAGTTGCAGTGCGGGGAGGCCGTCACCGGCCTCCCCGCACTGCTGAAGGAACTCGGCGAGAACGGGCGCGCGATTCTCAGCGCCGTGACGGCGTGGCTCGAGCTTCCCCAAAAGGAGCCGGACGGGCCGAAGGTCGCGTTCGGACGCCCGGCCCCAAAGGTACCACCCGCGCCGCCGTTCACCCCCTTACCCGAGTGGCGACCGTTCCCGGTCGATCTGCTCCCCGGAGCCGTCCGCGAGTTCGTTACGACGGTTTCGACGGCGATGCGGTGCGACCTGACTTACGTCGCCCTGCCCGCTCTGGCGGTGTGCTCCGGGATGATCGGGGCGACCCGCACGATCCGGCTGAAGAAGTCGTGGTCGGAGCCCGCCATGCTTTGGACCGCCGTGGTCGGCGAGTCGGGCACGCTCAAAACGCCGCCCTATAAACGTGCGATTGCTCCCGTGGTTGCGATGCAGACCGAGCAACTCCGGGGGTACAAGGTTGTTCACGAGCAGTACCGTGCCGACTTGCGCGAGTACGAGCGAGCCAAGCGCCGGGCCAAGGACGACGACCCGGGTGATCCGCCCGCCGAGCCGGTGTGCCCTCGGATTTATTCAAGGGACGTCACGGTCGAGGCCCTGGCCGGGATCTTGACCCACAACCGGACCCGTTTCCTCATAGGGCGGGACGAACTGTCCGGGTGGCTGGCGAGTTTTAATCAGTACAAGTCAAAAGGCGGATCCGACCTGGCGAACTGGCTGGAACTCCACGGGCTCGGCACCCTGAGCGTGGACCGCAAAACGGGTGAACAGAAGACGATTCTCGTGTCGGGGGTCGGGGTCAGTTTGTGTGGCGGCATACAGCCCGGGGTGCTCCGCGGCGCGCTCTCGGCCCAGCACTTTAGCGCGGGCATCCCGGCCCGCCTCCTGTTCGCGTACCCGCCCCGGCACCCGAAGCAGTGGACCGAGGACGACCTCGACGAGCACGTTGAGGAGCGCTACACCCGACTCGTCCGCGCACTAGCGGAGTTGCAACCGAACACGGACGAGAGTGGCGAGCCGTACCCGGTCCCGCTCGGATTGGCCCCGGACGCGAAAGCCGAGTGGGTCCGATTCTACACCCGGTTCGCGCTCAAGCAGTCGGAAACCGAGGGCGAGCTGGCCGCGGCGTTCTCCAAGTTGGAGGGGTACGCCGCGCGCCTGGCGCTGGTGCACCACGTGTGCCTGTCGGTCGACGCGGGGCTCGAGGCCCGTGACCCGATCCCGCTCGCCAGCGTGCGGGCCGGGATCGCACTGGCCGAGTGGTTCGCGCACGAGGCTCAGCGCGTCTACCAGATGCTCCGGGAGGATCGCGGGAGCACGGAAGCCCGTGACCTGTTCGAGCGCGCCTGCCAGTTGGCCGCGCGCCACGGCGGGCGCGTCACGGCCCGGGAACTGGCCAAGTCGAACAAAATAAAGTACCCCCAGGCGGCGGCCGCCGAGGCCGCACTCGAAGGGCTGGTCGCTCAGGGACTGGGGGACTGGATCGATCTCGACACCGGCCCCAAGGGCGGGCGCCCGACGCACGGATTCGTGCCGCGTCTCTTAAGCGGCGAAACCGGCGAAACCCCCGAAACCCCTGATGCCCCGGACGACGATCCCCCTCCACCGCCAGGGCCTAGCGCCCCCCGAAGCGGCGAAACCCGCCCGCACCGACCGGCCCTCATGCCGGCGGAAACGACGCAAGTGACTGCGAATACAACACATCCGCCTCTAGCGACGTCCCACCAGCCGGGGTTTCGGGGGTTTCGCCGGTTTCGCCGAAGGCGAAAGAAACCCCACCGTCGGGTGAACAGCAAGGTTCTGCTCCGCACCGCGGGGGGGACGACCCGGTAG
- a CDS encoding DNA polymerase, which produces MVKTAAGVEVIAAAVAEWSGPVALETTELDPTRDRVRLVQIGIGDEVALIDLFALSDPSADLAPLFAALAGKEVVGHNVQFDLRMLAPLGFVPGRVYDTMLASKVLHAGGREETNARLKHGLADVAERELGRELDKGEQGSDWSGQLSAKQLVYTATDAAVLLPLAAVLTERLAAAKLTETADREMRALPGIAWAELIAVDTRGWLALAAAAETERASLATAMDTTAPNPAGLPGMETRNWDSPTQVKDAFAQVGVTIGATDDDTLAGVPHPLAGMLCDYRAAAKRVGTYGRAWVEKHVGANDLVLPSWNQLGAESGRMSCSDPNLQQIPRGSEYRRCFVARPGRVLLKADYSQVELRIAAKVANEGVMIAAYRDGRDLHTLTAARVLNKPEADVTKADRQLAKAVNFGLLYGVGWRGLKQYAQANYGVALTDTQARGYREAFFRAYPAFRAWHARTEAHVKKLFDATLEGVHPVHTLGGRRRLLPVSKTGADGTRYPNKTDALNTPVQGTGADGLKVAIALLWERRDCSGAPVPVIFCHDEIVLEVPEAHAEQGADWLRGCMIEAVAPLIDSVPVEVEVTTGCLRCG; this is translated from the coding sequence GTGGTGAAAACGGCGGCCGGGGTGGAGGTGATCGCCGCAGCGGTCGCAGAGTGGAGCGGCCCGGTTGCCCTCGAAACGACCGAGTTGGACCCGACCCGGGACCGGGTGCGCCTCGTGCAGATCGGGATCGGGGACGAGGTCGCACTCATCGACCTGTTCGCGCTCTCCGACCCGTCGGCGGACCTGGCCCCGTTGTTCGCCGCGCTCGCGGGCAAGGAGGTCGTCGGCCACAACGTACAGTTCGACCTGCGGATGCTCGCCCCGCTCGGGTTCGTGCCCGGTCGGGTGTACGACACGATGCTCGCCAGCAAGGTGCTCCACGCCGGCGGGCGCGAGGAAACCAACGCGCGCCTCAAGCACGGGCTGGCAGACGTGGCCGAGCGGGAACTGGGGCGCGAACTCGACAAGGGCGAACAGGGGTCCGACTGGTCCGGGCAACTGAGCGCGAAGCAACTGGTGTACACGGCAACAGACGCCGCGGTGCTCCTCCCACTCGCGGCCGTACTCACGGAGCGGCTCGCGGCTGCGAAGTTGACCGAAACCGCGGATCGCGAGATGCGGGCGCTCCCGGGGATCGCGTGGGCGGAGCTGATCGCCGTTGACACGAGGGGCTGGCTCGCACTCGCCGCCGCGGCCGAAACCGAGCGGGCGAGTTTGGCGACCGCGATGGATACCACCGCCCCGAACCCCGCCGGCCTACCCGGAATGGAAACGCGGAACTGGGACAGCCCGACCCAGGTGAAGGACGCGTTCGCGCAGGTGGGAGTAACAATCGGGGCGACCGACGACGACACGCTCGCGGGGGTGCCTCACCCGCTCGCCGGGATGCTCTGTGATTACCGGGCCGCGGCCAAGCGGGTCGGAACCTACGGGCGCGCGTGGGTCGAGAAGCACGTCGGGGCGAACGATCTCGTGTTGCCGTCGTGGAACCAACTCGGGGCCGAGAGCGGGCGCATGAGCTGCTCCGACCCGAACCTGCAGCAGATCCCGCGCGGGTCCGAGTACCGGCGTTGCTTCGTCGCCCGCCCGGGCCGTGTGTTGCTCAAGGCCGACTATTCGCAAGTCGAGTTGCGGATCGCCGCGAAGGTGGCGAACGAGGGGGTGATGATCGCCGCGTACCGAGACGGGCGCGACCTCCACACACTCACTGCGGCGCGGGTGCTCAATAAGCCCGAGGCCGACGTCACAAAAGCCGACCGCCAGTTGGCGAAGGCCGTGAACTTCGGGTTGCTCTACGGCGTGGGGTGGCGGGGCCTGAAGCAGTACGCCCAGGCGAACTACGGGGTCGCACTGACTGATACCCAGGCCCGGGGGTACCGCGAGGCGTTCTTCCGAGCGTACCCGGCATTCCGGGCGTGGCACGCGCGAACCGAGGCGCACGTGAAAAAGCTGTTCGACGCGACCCTGGAGGGCGTTCACCCGGTTCATACGCTCGGCGGGCGCCGGCGCCTCCTGCCCGTGTCCAAGACGGGCGCCGACGGCACCCGGTACCCGAACAAGACGGACGCGCTGAACACCCCGGTTCAGGGGACCGGGGCGGACGGGCTCAAGGTCGCAATCGCGCTCTTGTGGGAGCGCAGGGACTGCTCCGGGGCACCAGTCCCGGTCATCTTCTGTCACGACGAAATCGTGCTGGAGGTGCCCGAGGCGCATGCGGAGCAGGGTGCGGACTGGTTGCGCGGGTGCATGATCGAGGCCGTTGCCCCGCTCATCGACTCGGTACCGGTCGAGGTCGAGGTGACGACCGGGTGCCTCAGGTGCGGGTGA